The Shewanella mesophila genome contains the following window.
GGTAAGGTTTTTCATACCATTATCGAGATCATATAAATTGCCATGAAACAACTTAGAACCATCTTGACTAATGTAAAGCACACCACGGTTGGTTACCGCTTCATAGAGGCCAGGCACCGCAGATTGAGTCAGACTCTGTACCTCAACGCTTAAGGCATCTGATAATTTTTGTTTTAGTTGCTCGCCGTTATCAACGGCGCTATCAACGGCGCTATTCGATGCTGCAATCGCAAATGGCATTACGAGCATGGCGCATAATAGGGTAAGAGCTCGAGTAAAGTTCATTAGATATCCTGTACAGTATTTGGGCTACAACAATAAAACCAAACATGGTCGTGTTAATTAGACCCGACTAAGGGCTGAAAAGTTACATGCTCAACGCATTTAAAGCAAATTATTCGCTTAACCTCTTGGATGATGCTGTTGATGCAGTTGTGCTAATCTCGCTTTCGCCACATGGGTATAGATTTGAGTCGTGGATAGATCACTATGGCCTAACAGCAGCTGCACGACTCGGAGATCCGCACCATGGTTAAGCAGGTGCGTCGCAAATGCATGGCGCAAAGTATGCGGTGATAGATGTACAGCGATGCCCGCTCGCAATGCATAGAGCTTAATCCGATGCCAAAAGGTTTGTCGGGTCATCATAGTGCCGCGTTTCGATGGGAACACAACATCACTACTCTTACCCTTAAGTAAATCGAACCGCGCCGAGGCTAAATATTGCTCAATTTCACTAACCGCCATTTCACCTAAGGGCACTAACCGCTCTTTACTTCCTTTACCGACAATTCGCACCAGCCCCTGACGCAGACTCATCTGATCCATGGTTAAGCCGACAAGTTCTGATACCCGTAATCCGCTGGCATAAAGTAGCTCCAGCATGGCTCTATCTCGGCATTCAATAGGATCATCAATATTCGGTTCGCTAAGTAATCTATCGACATCCGCCTCACTGAGCGAATCGGGCAATTTCCTAGCAAGCTTAGGCTGTTTAATCATGACTACAGGATCGACATCGATAAGCTTTTTAGCCACAAGGTGCTTATAAAAGGCCCGCAGACTGCTGATCAACCGAGCACTGCTGGTTTTAGCAAATCCTTGTTCAAATCGTGCGCTAAGATAATCTCGAATTAATTCCTGACCAACATCAAGCAGCTGCCGATGCTGTTTCTGCACAAACTTATCGAAATGACAAAGATCGCTGCGATAAGCTTGCAGGGTATTGTCGCTTAATCCTTTTCGTGACCATAAATCGTCGAGAAATGGCTCAATTAAAGGATCGGCTTGGTAGGGCCGCTGAGATTCAGTCACTTTGACTCCAGATAAAAAAACGGTGCTAACTCAGAGGAATTAACACCGTTAGTTTACGCGACGATTAGTCACTATATCAATTAAGAACCGCTTCAGCCTTAGGGCCTTTAACCATCAAACAGATAAAGATAGTGAATGCCGTTGGCAGTAACCATGCCATTCCCTCAGCATGCAGTGGCATATTTTGAAATGCACTCATATCTAATCCAGCCGCTTTCATGCCATCGATAAGCCCAAAGAGCAGCGCCACGCTTAGCACCACGCGGTGAGCAAGAGCGGGTCTAGAAAAATACTCGGTCAGATAGGTCACCGCCACAAGAGCGATCGCAACAGGGTAGACGGTCACTAGCACTGGAATACTGATATTGATCAACTGAGCTAATCCAACATTGGCGACAACAGCGCAGGCTAAGCTCATCACGACCGCTAATAAGCGATATGAAAGTGTCGGCATCAACTCGTTAAAGTACTCGGCACATGCAGACACCAATCCCACCACAGTGGTCAAACAGGCCAATGTGACCACCATGGCTAAGAGTAACTGACCAAGATCACCAAAATGCATGTTGACATAGTTAGTGAGGATGATTCCGCCATTATCGGCCCCGGCAGCCAAATCGCCAGCACTCGCACCTAAGTAGAACAGTGAGATATACACGAAAGCCAAACCAGCAGCGGCAATTAAGGCAGCCCTCACCAAATATTTGGTCTGTTCTTTCGGTGAGTCGATACCCTTTTTACGTAAAATATCGATAATCAACATGCCAAAGATCAATGACGCCAAGGTATCCATGGTGTTGTAGCCCTCTAGAATACCTTTGGTGAGAGGGTTAGATTGATATTCACCGACGGCGAGGCCCACATCCGAACCCGGCAAAACCAGCACAGAAACAGCAAGGCCAACCAGCAGTAAAATCATGATAGGGGTTAAGATTTTGCCTACGCTATCGAGTAACTTACCTGGAAAAAGTGATAACACCATGGCAAGCCCAAAAAAGATGATGGTATACAGTAACTGTGAGCTATTGAGCACAATCCCAGCCAGCTCAAAAGTCGAACTACTATCGGCAATAAACGGCTTGTAACCCATCTCATAAGCAACTAAGCCAGCACGCGGCGCAGCAAAAGCAGGGCCAATAATAATATAGATTGAGATAGCAAACAGTGTGGCAGCAAACGCAGGCAATAATCCCATCACCTTACCGTTAGCCTTTGCAACGGCAATCAAGGTGATCAGCGGCAATGTCACCGCTGTGAGCAAGAATCCAAGCATCGCCAGTGACATATTTTCACCCGCTAAAAAACCCGCTAACGGTGGAAAGATAAGGTTCCCAGCGCCTAAGAAAAAGGCAAAGGTCATAAAGCCTAAACCTAATGTATCGGTGAAACTCATTTTACTCTTCTGCACACAACGCCTCGTTAATCTGCTTTTATATTTATCTCAATAGCTTGCAAGCGTAAAACCAACACCGCTCCCAAGCTTATTAATATGTAAAGATAGAATTACACTATTCGATGGTAAATCTAGCCAGCGCATGACTAATTTTTGAACTACAGCAGGATTAACTAACGCTAAAAATGCATTCAAACTGGTTTACCTCTACCAATTTGGCCCTTCAAGCGCCAAACCGAGGCCATACTATTAACAAAAACATTTCAAATTAACAAGCAAACCACAGGCAGGAACAGCAATTAACACCAATAATTTAACAACCCACCTACACTCAGATTGCACCTTTCACATCTAACGCTCATTTCCGAGTGTAGATCATGCTGTACCCCTGACCACTTCAGCCTTTTTACTCTAGATGCGATATCGTACAATGACGCCTCAATCTCACATAGCCAGTTAACGCCATGCCCTTTAGCTTTAAACAGTTTCATATCGACGATAGCCATTGCGGCATGCCAGTCAGTACAGACGGTGTTCTTTTAGGAGCGTGGGCTCCTCTGCCCGATGCAGAGAGCATCCTTGATATTGGTGCTGGAAGTGGATTACTTTCTTTGATGGCAGCCCAGCGCTCTGCTGCTAAGGTCACCGCTATCGAAATTGATACTCACGCTGCAATGGATTGTCTGTATAACATCAACCAGAGCCCATGGCGTGATCGTATTGCGCTCACAACCCAATGTGTCACCCAATGGCTGAAGACAGCTAGCGAGCAGTATGACCATATTATCTGCAATCCGCCCTATTTCGATAATGGCCCACAATCTAACGATCAACGCCGCGCGCAAGCACGGCATACCGACAGTTTGAGCTTCAAGATGCTGCTAAGCACAATAAAACGACTCCTTAGCCAAGATGGCAAGGCAAGCCTTATTCTACCGCAGCCCAGTTTATCGCGATTTGTATCATTGCTTGACGATTATGGGCTGACACTCGTAGAACAGGTCGATGTAACGAGCGTGGAGGGAAAACCACCACAGCGTCACTTACTCTTGCTCAGCCACCGCCCGGCGCAGCCTAGCCAGGTTAAAGTTAGCCAGCTAACCATAAGAACGCGCTTTGGCGAGTACACCCAAGAGATGATTGAACTCACTCGGGCGTTCTACCTAAAGATGTGACCGCGATTGAGCCAAAGGTAGGATCCGTTATATCTCCCTTGGGAATCTCGCACTTTGCCCTAATTTGAGTGTATAATGCCGCGCTATTATTCATTGAGACGCTGCGCATGCAATTTGAAGATTTCCATCTTGACGAGACCTTACTAAGGTCACTCAAGGCGATGGGCCATAATACGCCCACCACAATCCAGCAACAGACCATCCCACTTGGGCTTGAGCAACAAGATATTTTGGCTCGTGCACCTACAGGAACAGGGAAAACTGCAAGCTTTTTGTTGCCTGCGCTGCAACACTTAATCGACTTCCCTCGCCGCTTTTCAGGCCAAGCCCGGGTGTTGATCTTAACCCCAACCCGCGAACTTGCCAGCCAAGTGCATCGGTATGCCTCGCACCTTGCCACCGACTTAGATCTTGATATCGCCATTATTACGGGTGGTGTCCCCTATGCGCCGCAAGAAAAAGCCTTGAGTGGCAATGTCGATATTCTAGTTGCAACCCCGGGTCGCTTGATGGAGTACTTGGATAAGGGCCAATTTGACGCGCAAGAAGTCGAGATATTAGTTATCGATGAAGCCGACCGCATGCTTGATATGGGCTTCACCTCTATCGTGCAAGCTATCGCTATCGAAGCCCAAGGCCGTAAGCAGAATATGCTCTTCTCGGCGACGCTGGAAGGTGGTGGTGTCAGTCGTTTTGCACAAGAGCTGCTTACAAACCCTGTGACTATTGAGACTAAACCGCCTCGCAGCGAGAAAGCCAAAGTTCACCAATGGATCCATTTAGCCGACGATAAAGACCACAAGTTTGCACTACTTTGCAGTATCTTAAATCGTGAAGATGTGACCCGCGCCATCGTGTTTGTAAAAACCCGTGAAGTGGTTGCTAGCCTCGAAGGCCAACTAAAGCGTGTTGGCATTGACTGCGCCTTTATGCGCGGAGATATGGAACAAAAAGCACGTTTTCAAGCCTTAGGTCGATTCACCAAAGGCGAAGTTAATGTGCTGCTAGCGACAGATGTTGCAGCCAGAGGAATTGACGTCGACGATATTAGTCACGTGATTAACTTCGATATGCCTCGTAGCGCCGACACCTATGTTCACCGTATCGGTCGTACCGCTAGAGCGGGAAACAAAGGAACTGCTATCTCGTTAGCCGAAGCCCATGATATGCGCATCGTCGCAAAAATTGAGCGCTATATTGAGCAACCTTTAAAACGCCGAATTATCGAAGAGTTACGTCCTAAGCATAAAGAAGCGCGCCCACCATCAAAGAAAAAAGTCAAAGCGGGCGACGCTAAAAAGGTCAGCAAGAAATACAAAGCGAGCAAAAAGAAGAAATAACCGAGTAGATCTTATTTCACTCAACAAAAAGCGCCTCTCAATAGGCGCTTTTTTGTGGCTAACTTTCACCGATAAAACCTAAGTTCAGACTGAGTAACTTAGGCTTGCTTGAATATCAATATGTTAAGGAGAACGAATATCACTCAGTTTGAAACATTTATTTTACAAAAAGACTTTTGACCCTAGGCAAGACTCTGGTAATTTATAGAGCAAGCAGCTCAGCATGGAATAGCATGAAATCAATGATAAAAAAAATTATACGTAGAGTTCTTCCTCCTTGTCTCATCTTGATCGTTTTTGGTGGTCTAGCCGGATTACTAATGAGCACTCAAGAAGCACCTGAACAGAAAGAAGATGAGATTCCAGTCCCCATCGTTGACGTTATCTCTGTGACTCAAGAAACAGCATCACTGAACCTCCCCTCTTATGGTGTGGTAACGCCAAAGAACAAGACCCAATTAGTGACTGAAGTTCAGGGACGTATGTTAGCTATCTCTGAGAAATTCGTCGCCGGTGGTATTGTGAAGCGAGGCGATAAACTCGCAGAAATTGAGCCTTCAGACTATCAAGCCGATCTCATGCAAGCTCAAGCCACTCTGGCACAAGCAAAAGCTCTGCTAGATGAAGAGATTGCTCGCGGTGAAGTCGCTAAAAATGATTGGGACGGCTATGACAGCGGTCCAGCTCCCGAACTTGGGTTACGTGTCCCACAATTGAAAAAAGAACAAGCCAATGTCAAGTTTGCCGAAGCGGCACTTGCCCGTGCACAGCGTAATCTTGAGCGAACCATTATTCGCGCGCCATTCGACGGTATCATCAAGGCTAGAAATGTCGATCTTGGTCAATATGTTACCCTCGGCACCAATCTTGGCGAACTGTATGATACTCGTATAGCCGAGATACGTTTGCCTCTTGCCAACAACGAATTAGCTTATCTTGAGTCAATCGATAACCCTGACACTGAAGTCACCCTGAGCGCCGAACTTGCCGAGCGAACCGTCACTTGGGTCGGTAAAATAGTCCGCAGTGAGGGGGTCATCGATGCCGAGAATCGCATGGTGTATCTGGTCGCAGAGATCAAAGACCCCTACCTCAGAGAGCAGAAGCTGCCAGGACAACTCCCCCTTAAATACGGCAGTTTTGTCAGTGCGGTGATCAAAGGGCGTACCGTCGATGGTATCGTTAAATTACCTCGCTACATAGTTCGGGGAAATCAGGTTGCAGTGGTCCGAAATGACAACACTCTCGAGATGCGTGAAGTCAACGTGGTGCGCACAGATATCGAAAGCGTCTATATCAAAGATAGCCTTGCCGATGGCGAACGTGTTTCTCTGACCAACATCAATAATATGAGCACGGGTCAGTTGGTTAAAGTGATTGGAGAGCAAGATAACTCTAACACTGATACCGATGAGAGTAAGCCGGAGAGTACCCTAGTTGCTGCGGGTGAATTGTAATGGATAGTAACAAAGGAATTATCGCTTGGTTTGCCCGTAACGGCGTGGCGGCAAACCTGCTAATGGTCATCTTGCTCGTTGGCGGACTATTTAGCACAGTATTGATTAACAAAGAAGTTTTCCCCTCTTTTGAACTCAACTATTTGCAAATATCGGTTGCCTATCCCGGTGCCGCCCCCCAAGAGATTGAGGAAGGGATCAACATCAAGATAGAGGAGGCGATTCAAGATATTAGCGGTATAAAAAAGGTCACCTCGGTCGCGAGTGAAGGTTTCGGTAATGTCACCATTGAAGTTGAGGATGGCTTCGATGCACAAGATATTCTCGATGAGGCTAAACTGCGAATCGATGCCATCGCCACCTTTCCAGAGAACATTGAAAAACCGAATATTTTCCGCCTGAAGCCAGAAAATAACGTTATCTGGGTGTCGGTCTATGGCGACATGGATCTGCATCAGATGAAAGAGTTGGCCAAATCGATACGCGAAGAGATAACCGCCCTCCCCGCAGTGACCCGAGCGCAAGTGACCGGGGTTCGTGATTATGAGATTAGTATCGAGCTTTCTGAGGATAAACTGCGCGAATATGGCTTAAGTTTCGCACAGGTCGCACAGGCGGTACGCAACTCCTCCATCGATCTACCTGGTGGCTCAATTAGAGCCGAAGATGGCGATATCCTGCTCAGAACCAAAGGCCAAGCCTATACAGGCGATGACTTTGCCCAAATCGTTGTCAGCACGCGTCGTGACGGGAGTCGCATCATGCTGCCACAGGTAGCAACGATTCGTGATGACTTTGAAGAGCGATTAGAGTACACCCGATTTAACGGTAAACCGGCAGCAATTATCGAGGTGCTTAGCGTCGATGATCAAAATGCCCTCGATATTTCATCTCAGGTAAAGAGCTATATCGAAGAGCGCCGTGCCACATTACCCGCCAATGCTGAGCTCGATACTTGGGGTGATTTAACTCACTACCTCAAAGGTCGTCTCAACATGATGTTGTCGAACATGTTTTATGGCGCCCTGCTGGTATTTATCATATTAGCGCTATTCCTCGATTTAAAATTGGCGTTTTGGGTCATGATGGGATTACCCGTCTGTTTCCTTGGTGCTATGTTTATCATGCCACTAGAACCCTTCTCGCTATCGATTAACATGCTGACGTTGTTTGCCTTTATTTTGGTGCTCGGCATAGTGGTCGATGACGCCATTGTGATCGGTGAAAGTGCCTATACCGAGATAGAAAAACATGGCCACTCGCTAGAGAATGTTGTCAAAGGAGCGCAAAAAGTTGCAATGCCCGCCACCTTTGGCGTACTGACCACCATAGCCGCCTTTATGCCAATGATCATGGTATCTGGCCCTATGGCCATTATCTGGAAGTCCATAGGTTTAGTGGTGATCCTCTGTTTAGCCTTCTCATTGGTGGAATCTAAGTTGATTTTGCCAGCCCATTTGGCGCACATCAAACCCAGACGCCCTAACCCTAACCCCAATATGTTTGTGCGCTTTAAAACGGCGCTCAATAACAAGGTGCAGCATTTTATTCACCATAAATATCGGGTGTTTATCGAGCGTTGCATTCGTAATAGATACAACGTTGTAGCGACCTTTGTTGGGGTGCTAATCCTGTCCATTGCCTTGGTAGCGAGTGGCAAAGTACGCTGGGTATTTTTCCCCGATATTCCGTCGGATTTTATTCAGGTACGACTCGAAATGGATGTCGGTAGCTCCGAAGCCAATACCCTTAAGGTGGTCAAAGAGATTGAAAATGCCCTCTATACCATGAACGATAAAATGGAAGATCAGTATGGTTACCCTGTCGTGAAGCACAGCTTCATCAACATGGGAGCCAGAACCTCAGCCTTTATTTTTGCGGAGCTTACCAAAGGTGAAGACCGAGACGTCGATGGCGTAACCATTGCTGACGAGTGGCGTAAGGCGCTGCCTGAACTCATTTCTGTCAAGAAGCTTAATATCAATGCCAGCACCAACGATGCCGGTGGGGATATTTCCTTTAGGTTAACCTCGAGCGATCTCGAGCAGCTCTCACTGGCGGCAAATGAACTTAAGCAAAAGTTGAGAACCTATGAGGGTATCTACGACATCTCCGACAACTACTCATCGGGCAGTCATGAGATCCGCTTGGCGATTAAACCCGAAGCCGAAGCGCTAGGCTTAACCCTGTCAGATCTTGCGAGCCAAGTTCGCTATGGTTTCTATGGTTTTGAAGCCCAACGTATTTTGCGTAATAAAGAGGAAGTGAAGGTGATGGTGCGCTATCCATTGGAGCAGCGCCGAACCGTGGGTCATCTGGAGAATATGATGATCCGAACCCCTCAGGGGATCTCAGTTCCCTTCTCTACCGTGGCAAAAATTGAGTTAGGCGACTCTTACTCCTCTATCACTCGTGTCGATGGCAGGCGTGCCATTACTGTCATGGCTAATGCCAATAAAAACATCGTCGAACCATCGAAAGTTGTGGGTGAAATCCAGAAGGATTTTCTGCCCTACTTAGAAGGTAAATATCCACATATATCGAGTACCTTAGATGGCGGCAGCGCAGATGAACAAAGTGCGATGCTGGGCCTATTCCAAGGCTTCTTCTTCGCCATGTTTACCATCTATGCCTTAATGGCTGTTCCGCTAAAATCATACAGCCAGCCTTTGATCATCATGTCGGTGATCCCATTTGGTATTATTGGTGCGTTGTTCGGTCATTTCATTCTCGGCCTGTCGATGAGTGTCTTGAGCCTTTGCGGAATAGTGGCGCTCGCAGGCGTTGTGGTGAATGACTCACTTATCTTGGTCGATTTTGTGAACCGAGCCAGAAGCCAAGGCTTGCCGTTAGTCGATGCAGCCATAGATGCAGGATGCTATCGTTTTAGGGCAATTATCCTCACCTCTATGACCACCTTCGTGGGCCTAGTGCCGATTATTTTGGAGCGGAGTTTGCAGGCGCAGATCGTGATACCAATGGCCACCTCGTTGGCATTCGGTATTTTGTTCTCGACTGTGGTAACACTTATTTTGGTGCCAGTGCTCTATATTATCCTCGATGATATTAGGCGAACATCTCGCCGTTTCTATCACTGGTGGTGGCAACCAAAAACAGAGGATATTATCGAGCGCTAAGATAACGATAGAAAAGGGAGGCACAACCTCCCTTTTTGATCTGTTCAACATTTTAAGCCATCGAAAGTCGCTAGAATATGACTTTGATACATAAGTTTAAGCAGATAATGAGTCAATCCACCCTAGTCTACGACATCCGCAATAGTCGCTACCTCAATATTACTGGCCGCTGCACCTTACGCTGCCAATTTTGCCCAAAACATAATGGCAGCAAACAGATCCATGAATACCAGTTGGCGTTAGACCACCAACCTAAGGCCGATGAGATCATTCCATTGCTAGGTGATGTAACCCGGTTCGAGGAGTATGTGTTTTGCGGCTATGGGGAGCCCACTTTAAATCTCACCACCTTGATTGAAGTTGCGACAGAGATTAAACG
Protein-coding sequences here:
- the xerD gene encoding site-specific tyrosine recombinase XerD; the encoded protein is MTESQRPYQADPLIEPFLDDLWSRKGLSDNTLQAYRSDLCHFDKFVQKQHRQLLDVGQELIRDYLSARFEQGFAKTSSARLISSLRAFYKHLVAKKLIDVDPVVMIKQPKLARKLPDSLSEADVDRLLSEPNIDDPIECRDRAMLELLYASGLRVSELVGLTMDQMSLRQGLVRIVGKGSKERLVPLGEMAVSEIEQYLASARFDLLKGKSSDVVFPSKRGTMMTRQTFWHRIKLYALRAGIAVHLSPHTLRHAFATHLLNHGADLRVVQLLLGHSDLSTTQIYTHVAKARLAQLHQQHHPRG
- the brnQ gene encoding branched-chain amino acid transport system II carrier protein; this encodes MSFTDTLGLGFMTFAFFLGAGNLIFPPLAGFLAGENMSLAMLGFLLTAVTLPLITLIAVAKANGKVMGLLPAFAATLFAISIYIIIGPAFAAPRAGLVAYEMGYKPFIADSSSTFELAGIVLNSSQLLYTIIFFGLAMVLSLFPGKLLDSVGKILTPIMILLLVGLAVSVLVLPGSDVGLAVGEYQSNPLTKGILEGYNTMDTLASLIFGMLIIDILRKKGIDSPKEQTKYLVRAALIAAAGLAFVYISLFYLGASAGDLAAGADNGGIILTNYVNMHFGDLGQLLLAMVVTLACLTTVVGLVSACAEYFNELMPTLSYRLLAVVMSLACAVVANVGLAQLINISIPVLVTVYPVAIALVAVTYLTEYFSRPALAHRVVLSVALLFGLIDGMKAAGLDMSAFQNMPLHAEGMAWLLPTAFTIFICLMVKGPKAEAVLN
- a CDS encoding tRNA1(Val) (adenine(37)-N6)-methyltransferase, yielding MPFSFKQFHIDDSHCGMPVSTDGVLLGAWAPLPDAESILDIGAGSGLLSLMAAQRSAAKVTAIEIDTHAAMDCLYNINQSPWRDRIALTTQCVTQWLKTASEQYDHIICNPPYFDNGPQSNDQRRAQARHTDSLSFKMLLSTIKRLLSQDGKASLILPQPSLSRFVSLLDDYGLTLVEQVDVTSVEGKPPQRHLLLLSHRPAQPSQVKVSQLTIRTRFGEYTQEMIELTRAFYLKM
- the srmB gene encoding ATP-dependent RNA helicase SrmB, translated to MQFEDFHLDETLLRSLKAMGHNTPTTIQQQTIPLGLEQQDILARAPTGTGKTASFLLPALQHLIDFPRRFSGQARVLILTPTRELASQVHRYASHLATDLDLDIAIITGGVPYAPQEKALSGNVDILVATPGRLMEYLDKGQFDAQEVEILVIDEADRMLDMGFTSIVQAIAIEAQGRKQNMLFSATLEGGGVSRFAQELLTNPVTIETKPPRSEKAKVHQWIHLADDKDHKFALLCSILNREDVTRAIVFVKTREVVASLEGQLKRVGIDCAFMRGDMEQKARFQALGRFTKGEVNVLLATDVAARGIDVDDISHVINFDMPRSADTYVHRIGRTARAGNKGTAISLAEAHDMRIVAKIERYIEQPLKRRIIEELRPKHKEARPPSKKKVKAGDAKKVSKKYKASKKKK
- a CDS encoding efflux RND transporter periplasmic adaptor subunit — protein: MIKKIIRRVLPPCLILIVFGGLAGLLMSTQEAPEQKEDEIPVPIVDVISVTQETASLNLPSYGVVTPKNKTQLVTEVQGRMLAISEKFVAGGIVKRGDKLAEIEPSDYQADLMQAQATLAQAKALLDEEIARGEVAKNDWDGYDSGPAPELGLRVPQLKKEQANVKFAEAALARAQRNLERTIIRAPFDGIIKARNVDLGQYVTLGTNLGELYDTRIAEIRLPLANNELAYLESIDNPDTEVTLSAELAERTVTWVGKIVRSEGVIDAENRMVYLVAEIKDPYLREQKLPGQLPLKYGSFVSAVIKGRTVDGIVKLPRYIVRGNQVAVVRNDNTLEMREVNVVRTDIESVYIKDSLADGERVSLTNINNMSTGQLVKVIGEQDNSNTDTDESKPESTLVAAGEL
- a CDS encoding efflux RND transporter permease subunit — protein: MDSNKGIIAWFARNGVAANLLMVILLVGGLFSTVLINKEVFPSFELNYLQISVAYPGAAPQEIEEGINIKIEEAIQDISGIKKVTSVASEGFGNVTIEVEDGFDAQDILDEAKLRIDAIATFPENIEKPNIFRLKPENNVIWVSVYGDMDLHQMKELAKSIREEITALPAVTRAQVTGVRDYEISIELSEDKLREYGLSFAQVAQAVRNSSIDLPGGSIRAEDGDILLRTKGQAYTGDDFAQIVVSTRRDGSRIMLPQVATIRDDFEERLEYTRFNGKPAAIIEVLSVDDQNALDISSQVKSYIEERRATLPANAELDTWGDLTHYLKGRLNMMLSNMFYGALLVFIILALFLDLKLAFWVMMGLPVCFLGAMFIMPLEPFSLSINMLTLFAFILVLGIVVDDAIVIGESAYTEIEKHGHSLENVVKGAQKVAMPATFGVLTTIAAFMPMIMVSGPMAIIWKSIGLVVILCLAFSLVESKLILPAHLAHIKPRRPNPNPNMFVRFKTALNNKVQHFIHHKYRVFIERCIRNRYNVVATFVGVLILSIALVASGKVRWVFFPDIPSDFIQVRLEMDVGSSEANTLKVVKEIENALYTMNDKMEDQYGYPVVKHSFINMGARTSAFIFAELTKGEDRDVDGVTIADEWRKALPELISVKKLNINASTNDAGGDISFRLTSSDLEQLSLAANELKQKLRTYEGIYDISDNYSSGSHEIRLAIKPEAEALGLTLSDLASQVRYGFYGFEAQRILRNKEEVKVMVRYPLEQRRTVGHLENMMIRTPQGISVPFSTVAKIELGDSYSSITRVDGRRAITVMANANKNIVEPSKVVGEIQKDFLPYLEGKYPHISSTLDGGSADEQSAMLGLFQGFFFAMFTIYALMAVPLKSYSQPLIIMSVIPFGIIGALFGHFILGLSMSVLSLCGIVALAGVVVNDSLILVDFVNRARSQGLPLVDAAIDAGCYRFRAIILTSMTTFVGLVPIILERSLQAQIVIPMATSLAFGILFSTVVTLILVPVLYIILDDIRRTSRRFYHWWWQPKTEDIIER